The Tubulanus polymorphus chromosome 6, tnTubPoly1.2, whole genome shotgun sequence genome includes a region encoding these proteins:
- the LOC141906792 gene encoding methionine synthase reductase-like encodes MPEKKGRFLLVYGSQTGQAEAIAEEMFETALSYNLHPELHCLSKTDKKFNIEREKYVVIVVSTTGEGDPPDTALKFWRRIKKKTLPTDLLSDVKYAILGLGDSNYTNFCNCCRIFDERLQELGAKHFYATGYGDDAVGLEVVVEPWMDGLWPVLQKELGVSDLDEETSYNNAVSEPPLINENADTNEPKTAENSHNHDTEDRENLVEKVENGISDLEIGESVTISNGYRESVLITNGVSDSVDGDQTVNKNQLQTQVSVQKEPVESELTSTPPLERSLTSSIPPLSEANLSLPVVSPPFIEINFSNEKWDSSQSSIQNGAKLPSAASSVALVAVTKATVLTSVDAVKKTLELELEAPDYQYEPGDSVSIVCENEPSEVQRLLQRLNVADVADKKCILSVMAETKKKRAVIHDYIPTEATLRHIFTSCCDIRTTLKKACLRMLVDYTTDPTEKRRLQELTSKQGSEDYAKFVRETHVSLLDILLSFPSCNPPVERLIEQLPRLQPRPYSACSSPLEIPGRIRIAFNVLEMEAGSGRHSDRTGVCTGWLNRITEKMTTNPTSTSENGFSGDDTMQVPMYFRTNQHFRLPTDPSVDLVMIGPGTGVAPFVGMIKHRHAQKQAGHDIGKMWLFYGCRHEACDYIYREDLEKLRACGSLTELSVSFSRDDRSPEQPRYVQDSMRIRGKQLYEWIQGGAHVYVCGDANHMAKDVNEAWADIISECKGVTIDVAKARLMSLRLNHRYLEDVWS; translated from the exons TTCAATATCGAGCGTGAAAAGTACGTCGTCATCGTTGTCTCGACGACCGGCGAAGGAGACCCTCCGGATACCGCTCTGAAATTTTGGCGTCGGATCAAGAAAAAAACGTTACCCACCGATCTCCTCAGCGATGTCAAATACGCTATACTAG GTTTGGGCGATTCGAACTATACAAACTTTTGTAATTGCTGTCGGATATTCGATGAAAGGTTGCAAGAACTCGGCGCCAAACACTTCTACGCTACAGGATATGGAGATGATGCTGTAGG GCTAGAGGTAGTTGTGGAGCCATGGATGGATGGACTGTGGCCTGTACTACAGAAAGAATTGGGTGTATCTGACCTTGATGAAGAAACGAGTTACAACAACGCAGTTTCAGAGCCTCCACTGATAAACGAAAATGCTGATACTAACGAGCCAAAGACTGCAGAAAATAGTCATAACCACGATACGGAAGATCGTGAAAATTTAGTCGAAAAGGTTGAAAACGGAATATCAGATCTTGAAATAGGCGAATCAGTAACAATCTCGAATGGCTACAGGGAATCTGTCCTAATAACTAATGGCGTCAGTGACTCGGTGGACGGTGATCAAACAgtgaataaaaatcaattacaaaCTCAAGTTTCCGTTCAAAAAGAACCAGTAGAATCTGAACTGACTTCGACTCCTCCGCTTGAACGTTCTCTGACCTCATCTATCCCTCCCCTTTCCGAAGCAAACCTTTCTTTGCCCGTAGTCAGCCCGCCGTTTATAGAAATAAACTTCagcaatgaaaaatgg GACTCTAGTCAAAGTTCGATACAAAACGGAGCGAAGCTACCGTCAGCCGCGAGCTCGGTCGCTTTGGTTGCCGTAACAAAGGCGACAGTTTTGACCAGCGTCGACGCGGTGAAGAAGACACTTGAATTGGAATTAGAAGCGCCT GATTATCAATACGAACCCGGTGATTCGGTGAGCATCGTTTGTGAGAATGAACCGTCCGAGGTCCAAAGACTTTTACAGAG ATTGAATGTTGCTGATGTAGCGGATAAAAAGTGTATTCTATCCGTCATGGCTGAAACGAAGAAAAAGCGTGCAGTGATTCATGATTATATTCCTACCGAAGCCACATTACGACATATATTCACATCGTGTTGTGATATCCGCACGACTCTGAAAAAG GCGTGTTTAAGGATGTTGGTCGACTACACGACCGACCCGACTGAGAAGCGTCGTCTGCAGGAGTTGACCAGTAAACAAGGCAGCGAAGACTACGCCAAGTTCGTACGAGAAACGCACGTTTCGCTGTTGGATATTCTACTGAGTTTTCCCAGCTGTAATCCACCCGTTGAACGGTTGATCG AACAATTACCAAGACTTCAGCCTCGTCCATACTCGGCTTGTAG TTCACCCCTGGAAATTCCTGGCCGAATACGCATCGCCTTCAACGTACTCGAAATGGAAGCCGGTTCCGGTCGTCACAGTGACCGTACAGGAGTTTGTACCGGTTGGCTAAATCGTATCACTGAGAAAATGACAACAAATCCGACATCCACGTCGGAAAACGGCTTCTCGGGTGATGATACCATGCAG GTTCCGATGTATTTCCGTACGAATCAACATTTCCGTCTGCCAACTGACCCATCGGTTGACTTGGTGATGATCGGCCCTGGAACCGGCGTTGCCCCGTTCGTTGGTATGATCAAACAcag GCATGCTCAAAAACAAGCTGGTCACGACATCGGGAAAATGTGGTTATTCTATGGCTGTCGACATGAGGCCTGTGACTACATTTACAG GGAAGATCTAGAGAAGCTTCGCGCGTGCGGTTCGTTGACCGAACTGAGCGTTAGTTTCTCGCGCGACGATCGATCACCCGAGCAGCCTCGATATGTACAAGATAGTATGAGAATACGCGGGAAGCAACTCTACGAGTGGATACAAGGTGGCGCCCACGTGTACGTGTGCGGGGATGCTAACCACATGGCGAAAGATGTGAATGAAGCCTGGGCGGATATTATTTCAGAATGCAAAG GAGTTACGATTGATGTAGCGAAAGCAAGGTTGATGTCATTACGTCTCAACCATAGATATCTGGAGGACGTTTGGTCTTAA